The sequence CCTGACCATCGGTGAAACCATCAAGTCCTGGTCCGCGCTGGAAACCATTATTTCGGTGTGTGGCCTGGTTGGGGTGCTGCTGTTGAATATGGTGGTTTGATGTCATAAGTCGGGTGGCGGCTTCGCCTTACCCGACCTACTGGCTCCATGTAGGCCCGGTAAGCGTAGCGCCACCGGGCAATAAAAAACCCGCCACTGGCGGGTTTTTTATCACTTCTTAGCAGCCGCTTTTCGCCGCTTATCCAAATCCTTAATCAGCCTGTTCACCCCGTCATCGGCAAACATCTTCTCAAGCGTTGTGGACAATTTGCGACGCCAGTTCTTGTACTGATAGCTGGTGCCCGGGATGTTCACCGGCTCCGCCATATCAATCCAGTCTTCCGGCTGAAGGCCAAGCAGAGCGCTGTTGCTGTCGGCAATATAGCGCTGCAAACCGCGGTTGAGCGTTGGCGTCATCGCCATCAGCGACGCCTTGTGACCGGCGCGCTTCGGCAGACAGCCATGCTTATGCAGCGCATCCAGCAGCCCCTGCTTCGCCAGCTCGCGATCCTGATACAGCCCGCGCAGAACCTCTTCATCAGGATAGAGACCCAGCGTTTTCCCGAGCGTCAGATCGCCACTTTCCCAGTAGCCTCTGAGCGTAGGAAGATCATGCGTCGTCGCGACTGCCATTGACTGTTCTGGATACGCTTTCGGCGCGCGGAAGGTTTTCTCATGGTCGTTTTCAAAATAGAGCACTTTATAGGAGTACACGCCGCTGTCGCGGAGCTTGCTGACAATTTCCACCGGCACGGTACCGAGATCTTCCCCGATCACCATACACTGGTGACGCTTACTCTCCAGGGCCAGGATCGACAGCAGATCGTCTACCGGATACTGGACGTACGCGCCGTGATCGGCCGTTTCGCCGTAAGGGATCCACCACAGGCGCAGTACGGACATGACGTGGTCAATACGCAGCGCGCCACAGTTTTGCATGTTCGCACGCAGCAGGTCGATAAACGGCTCGTACGCGCGCGCCGCCATCACGTGCGGATCCATCGGCGGCAAGCCCCAGTTCTGACCGAGCGGCCCAAGGATATCCGGCGGCGCACCGACGGACGCTTTCAGGCAGTAAAGCTCACGGTCACACCAGGTTTCCGCGCCCCCTTCTGCCACGCCGACGGCCAGATCGCGATACAGGCCGATCGGCATGTTGTAGCCCTGGCTTACCTGCCAGCAGGCGGCAAACTGGCTGTAGGCCAGCCACTGCAGCCACAGATAGAAATCCACCTCGTCGGCATGCGTTTTACAAAAGGCTTTGACTTCCGGGGTGTCCACGGACTGGTACGCTTCCGGCCAGACCGGCCAGCCCCAGCGCATTTCGTCCTCTTTCACCTGTTGCGCGTGCAGCGCATCGAATGCCGCTTGCCAGTAGAGGCTTTCGCCTTCCTGCGCCACAAACTGGCGGAAGG comes from Enterobacter kobei and encodes:
- the malQ gene encoding 4-alpha-glucanotransferase, whose protein sequence is MESKRLDSAAQAAGISLSYINAHGKPQSIGADTKRRLLNAMHKADAKASALPVPNVKVFTAGKKMSLTVEGCGEFSWLLTTEEGHQHKGHATGGKAFNLPAKLPEGYHSLTLTQDEQRFHCRVIVAPKRCYEPQALLEGKKLWGACVQLYTLRSDSNWGIGDFGDLKNMLASVGERGGAFIGLNPIHALYPANPESASPYSPSSRRWLNVIYIDVNALDDFKNSKDAQAWWKLETTKQMLKQAREADWVDYATVTALKMAALRLAWKGFAKRNDDQMAAFRQFVAQEGESLYWQAAFDALHAQQVKEDEMRWGWPVWPEAYQSVDTPEVKAFCKTHADEVDFYLWLQWLAYSQFAACWQVSQGYNMPIGLYRDLAVGVAEGGAETWCDRELYCLKASVGAPPDILGPLGQNWGLPPMDPHVMAARAYEPFIDLLRANMQNCGALRIDHVMSVLRLWWIPYGETADHGAYVQYPVDDLLSILALESKRHQCMVIGEDLGTVPVEIVSKLRDSGVYSYKVLYFENDHEKTFRAPKAYPEQSMAVATTHDLPTLRGYWESGDLTLGKTLGLYPDEEVLRGLYQDRELAKQGLLDALHKHGCLPKRAGHKASLMAMTPTLNRGLQRYIADSNSALLGLQPEDWIDMAEPVNIPGTSYQYKNWRRKLSTTLEKMFADDGVNRLIKDLDKRRKAAAKK